The genomic DNA tacttgcaaggtgagtcacaagacagggaaacaacaagtctaggcgcatccaagtccagggtagccccacttaagaaaatgacgctgccacgcctggagctcatgggatctgtgattggagcgagactagcaaacaacttgatgaccacactgaaaatggaagaaaaacgGATCAAAATGTGGACAGACTCGATGATCGTGCTGCATTGGATTTGCAGCTCAGCTCAGAAATGGAAACAGTTTGTTGCGAACAGAGTGACGGAGATCCAGTCCTTGACCAATCCAGAGTCATGGTCACATATCGAAGGGAAAACTAATCCAGCTGACCTCCCTACAAGAGGACAAACTGTTTGAAACTTGACACAGAGCGAGCTATGGTGGAATGGACCCAGAATCACCCAATCAGTCCGAAGAGACTGATAATAACAAGGTTCCGGAATAGGTGAAAAAAGAACTCAAGTCCAGTTGCCAGGTTACTGTACAACTCGCAgcaaacagcacagacagcactgaacctgtgttggagcttgaaaggtacagcaaactgaaaagagtgttCAGAGTTTCCGCCTGTATAAAGAGATTCATAGCCAATGCTCGTACAACCATAAAGATGCAAGGTGAACTGACTGCTGACGAACTGTTCGATGCAGAAAAGTACTGGATTaaggtaacacaacaacagagttttGGACAGGAGATCAAACAACTGAAGGCAGGAAAAAGCCTAAACAATGACTGTAAAATCAGAGAACTGAAACCTTTCCTGGACGAACACGAACTACTCAGTGTAGGAGGAAGACTGCAACAGTCCAACTTCACATTCAGAGAGCAGCACCCATGGGTTCTGCCCAATAAGTACAGATACTCAGAAATGCTGATACAGTACCACCATGAGAAGGTGATGCATTCTGGAGCAAGTGACACTCAGCACCCAACGTTAAACAAGGGGGAAATGACACGCAGATGGAAGTACAGGCAGAGACTTGTGACCAGTTTCTGGAACAGTTGGCGAAGAGACTACTTGCTGGATCTAAAGTCAGCACaccgctgtgacacaccacagccCACCCCACTGAAAGCGGGTGACGTTGTACTCATTGGAGAAGATAACATACCCAGACAAACCTGGAGACTAGGAAAGATTGAGTAACTGTTTCCAGGCCGTGATGGCTTAGTTAGATCATGTTCAGTTCGTATTACTTCAGGGACTATGTTGAGGAGACCTATTCAGTTGATATACTGCCTAGAGATCTAGATGAACAGTTGTTCATCGGGGGGGGGGTGaggatgttgtaactttaatgtgttacagagttaattttTAAGTTAAttcattgagctgtatctaaagatatttctttacaGTTATTTACATTTGTAATTGTATTGGTTTgtattgaattacgctttttgactgcaagttccagaatgccttgcaacaggaatgagagagataacGCGACAGTTATGTGCAGGTGCAAAGTGATTAAGTGATTAAGCTGACTTTCCgctagcatcttacctgcattgctctgtagtatctaaagttgttaaatgtaacgtgaacaagtattattactaaaataagctttcatatcaaacccgacgtcccaagtcattactttgaagttagttaatctaaagCCCTCGAAGCTTCGTTATCAATCAcaccacaaaagccgcagcccttgcagagcaaggggaacaactacttcggggtccgattgaaacgctattagcgcgcacaatcgctaactagctagccatttcacatcggttacaatAACAAACATAGAATTCACATGCATAATGATACTAAATAACAATAGGCTAATACATCAGTCATGGGCTGACAGCCATCAGTGTAAATATGCACAATACTGATGATCAACATTAGCATCAATACAAATGTATAGCATTTTTTTTACTCATGGTGTTACATAACAGGTGCACTATGCACATCCTTGAATCATCACGTCAATATCATGACAAAAAATATGCTGATCAAAATTATCATCAGCAACGTCATCATCACCATGTTATGACAACCAAGCACAATGATGCCAGTCCAGACAGACtagcctactccttcctcttcCCTGTATTTAAATGAGAAATGCCATTTGGGGTAAAGTAGTGTTTGGTCATGACAGTGGGAAATCCATCCTGTCTGACTGTGCCCACCCTTTACACCATGAGTAAACAATCCCTTAAAGTTACATACTAAACCACACTACTGACATTTTATCATATTCTTTAGTTCAGCgtttccaaaactagaatctgggGACCCCAAGTGGTTGATTATGagatgattatttgaatcagctgtgtagtcgTGCTAGAGCAAAACCCTAAAAAgttcaccccttggggtccctaggaccgagtttgggaaatgctgctATCGGTCCTTGGCTGAGTCAGTAGTTAGATCAAACAACTCAGGAAGGGCTTGAAAGATACAGGAGCTTGACTAGTGGGGGGCTGCAGGTCCAAAAGCAGCTGGTCAGTGTTAGAATAGGACAAGTCGGGGGTCATGATTCTAGGTTGACTCAGAATGGACATCTCTGTGGGAACAACATAAATAGAATAACAATATTGAGTTAAATGTCAACTGGGCAGCACACAGCCCTTGTTACACAGAACAAGACATTTGAAATAGCATGTTAAGCTATTTGATCAATCTTAGAAACAGCAGTCACTCAATAAAAGGAGGCAAGAGGACCACATCCTGGAATCCAAGCCAATAGCACACGGTTGCTGTTCCTGATTTGTTGATTTGCTGTTCCTGACTTGTTAACtccttccctgtgtgtgtgtgcgtgtgtgtgtgtgtgcgtgcgtgtgtgtaaatGGAGGAcagtgtgtgtcaatgtgtgtgaatCGGTGCATGCAGTGTTTCTGCACTTTAATATGACATCATTATGCAGTTTTACATGTTCATAAGCTTGATCAAGTTGTCTCAGGTTTAATTTTAATTGGTCATTTCATACTTAAAAATGTTTCCTTCATAACAATTATCAGATTATCTTGAACCATCATCATAACATGGCCTGTGCATTGTTACACAATTAAACCCTCACGTTATTATTGTCAGGTTAATCATTTTTTACGGATAAAAGCATTTACAGTGAGTAGAATAACTTTGCGTTTTATTCAACTCTGAAACATTGCCCAGCCCCTCAATCCAATGGTGCAACACTTTACAGAGAGGGATTGAACAGACACAGAATGCATGTATTGACTAGGAAACAAACAGTGGTggttggtgccgtttaagatggaagattatttttattttttgcatggccttatttctgttacagcatattggatgactatcATTCATATTCTATACACcaagctcaatgtaacatcgataagTTTTATGccactacatgatactctaattcaaatcaaaacaaatgttatttgtcacgagccgaatacaacagttagaccttactgtgaaatgcttacttacaaacccttaaccaacaatgcagttcaatagaGTTAAgacaatatttactaaataaactaaagtaaaaagtaacacaataaaaaaactattccagaggctatatacagggtacacCGGTGCcgagtcactgtgcaggggtacaggttactCGAGGTCATTTGAACATgtaagtaggggtaaagtgactatgcatagataaaaaaacagtgagtagcagcagtgtaataTCAAacggggggtgtcaatgtaaatagtttggatggccatttgattaattgttcagcagtctcatggctttggggtagaggctgttaaggagccttttggtatccaattgttagcgCCTAACGGTCGGATGcggagcatttgccataccaggtggtgatgcaaccggttaggatgctctcgatggtgctacTGTTGaacttttacatttaaaaaatatatatattttacccccttttctcccaggTGTTGACAACTACATTCTACATTTCatactttatttagtaaatagttactatcttgtctcatcgctacaactcccgtacgggctcgggagagacgaaggtcgaaagccatgcgttctccagaaacacaacccaaccaagccgcactgcttcttaacacagcgcgcatccaacccggaagccagccgcaccaatgtgtcagaggaaacactatgcacctggcgacctggttagcgtgcactgcacccagcccgccacaggagttgcgcgatgagacaaggatatccctaccggccaaaccctccctaacccggacgacgctaggccaattgtgcgtcgccccacggacctcccggtcgcggctggctgtgacagagcctgggctcgaacccagtctctggtggcacagctagcactgctagcactgcagtgccttagaccactgcgccacctgggaggctgTGGAGCTTTTTGAGgatcccatgccaaatcttttcagtctcctgagggggaaaaggttttttcgtgccctcttcacaactctcttggtgtatttggaccatgatagcttgttggtaatgtggacaacaaggaattgaaactctcaacccgctccactacagaccTGGCGATTTGAATGGgcatgttcggccctcctttttctgtagtccacgatcatctcctttgtcttgctcacattgagggagaagttgttgtcctggtaccacactcctagatctctgaccttctccctatagggcGTCTCTTCgtggtcggtgatcaggcctaccactgttgtgtcatcagcagacttaatgatggtgttggagtccacttgggggcagcccgtcagaaagtccaggatccagttgtagagggaggtgtttagtcccagggtccttagcttagtgatgagttttgtgggcactatggtgttgagattgcgtcatctgtggatctgttggggtggaatgcaaattggagtgggtctagggtttccgggatgatggtgttgatgtgagccatgaccagcctttcaaagcacttcatggctaccgacgtcaGTGCTACGGGATGGTAGTCAttgaggcaggttacctttgctttcttgggcacagggactatggtggtctgcttgaaaaatgtaggtgttacagactcggtcagggagaggttgaaaatgccattgaagacacttaccagttggtcagcgcatgctctcaatacatgtcctggtaatccatctggccaaGTGGacctgtgaatgttgacctgtttaaaggtcttgctcacatcggctatggagagtatgatcacacagttgtccggaacagctggtgctctcatgcatgcttcagtgttactttccccgaagcgagcataaaaggcatttagcacGTCTGGTAGGCtggcgtcactgggcagctcgcggctgtgtttccctttgtagtaatagtttgcaagccatgccacatccgacaagtgtcagagaggtgtagtatgattcaatcttagtcctgtattgacactgcctgtttgatggttcgtctgaaggcatggcaggatttcttataagattATTAGTGTTGACAACAGGCAGTCCTTGGGCAAGTGATTTTTTTgtatgttcccaagtattcccacaaataaaaaaaacagacatatGTGATCATGTAGCAATGTAACCAAGGAATGAAATGtatgttattttcaaatacaatcggTTTTTGGGCTAGGTTGTGGAGAaattgcagtgtacaaattattataattgGGTGCCGCCTCCCCGACCATTCGCTCCGACAAAAAACAGCTCGCAGGTGAATGTAGTTGTCTACCCCTGGTGTAATGTTAACACACTATTATAAAGCAAAACTTAACAGCAGCCTAAATATTTTGTAAGTGCACATGTGAACTTGCTATTCCACATGTGAAAGTTTGATTTTCAAATGTTAAAgtgtttcacatgtgaaactggAAATGAGATTTTCCTGTGATTAAAAAAAATGATGTGTTCTCCTCATGTGgaaaggtggtgttaacatgtgaacaTACTGTACGTAAATAACATACTGTAAATATAAAAACTGACCACTTTtcagctcaacatgtgaaaatgCTATTTCACCTCTGAAAAGgttatttcacatgtgaaaatgtgattttgtgtgaaaatgtgattttaacATGTGAAAATAAAAATGACACTTTCTTGCAAGGGACATTTTTCCTATCGCATATTGTAACATTTAattcaaaataaatattttcaGAAATGTTAATGGTTATATATTTCATCAAATCTTTATTTAATACGCATTTgaaaagaaaataaatacagtttaAAATATAAGACATTTGTTACCTTGATCAAGAGGGATTTAGAACAATGTGTaattatactgtacatactgtgagTATACAATTCATAAAAATTATAGACCAAAATATTGTATATTTTGCATGACATTTACAAGTACATTTCAAGCAGGAAAAGTATGTTGTATTCCCATTACTGTTCAAGGACATTGTCCTCCCTATCCAGGCAAGTCATCTCATGGCCCTCCTCTCCTTCGTCCTCTGTCTGAGGGGTCTCTTCAGGCTGTGAGCGAAAGTTATGCTTAAGTTCTTTATTTCCTTGCCAGATGCAGATGATAGGATAGATGCAGCTGTTTAAGACTGACAGGGCAGTGGCTGTGGGCAATACGTATCTGAACCATTTGTTGTCTATCCCCATTGCGATTTGCGGCATAGATAGACAGAGGACAGGAGCCCAGCATAGGAAATGGGCAATAGTCACAGGTCGAATAACCAATGACTTCACTTGGTTATTTCCCCTGCTGTTAATGCAGCAACGACTGACACATGTCACACCCAAAGGGAGCAGCAGCCCAAAAATTAAGCGACAGCTCACCACAGCCATCATTCTCTCCTTACCCTCTTTAGAGATCCGGCGTTGTTCAGTATAATCATAGTTGTCAAGGCAGACGTGTCCATTGACAGTATACTGAACCTCCCTGGACAGTAAAGAGGGGGCGCTTAGTATGGCCCCAGTGAACCAGGATAGCAGAACCATGCTGCTGGACATGTGATGTTCAAAACATCTGGGGACACACCAGCGCACATTCCAGAAAGTGATCATCACTGAGGCAGAGAACATATTCATAAACATCACAAAGGACCCCAGCTTGCAGACAACCTTCCCAAATGTCCAGGAGAAGTAGTTCCAGGCTGTGATCAAGTAAAGTGGAGTGAAGAGGCAGAAGATGAGGTGGGTGGCAGCCAAGCCAATGATCAACATCCGTCGACTCAGTTTCTTCTTGGACCTGTATTTCCAGACAATCATGAAGATGACGGCAGCGTTGAGCAGTAGACCCAGTAGAAGGTTGGCTGAGTAGACCGACACATACATTAATCTCAAGCCAGTCCTCATCTGATACATCTCATAGATGACTGGGGACTGAGATGGTATCACCACTGAATCATTGTAGTCATCATAGTCAGATGAGTTGATTGGGGGAACCATGATTTCAGTTGTTTTTTACCCTAAGAAAAAAGGAATGCAATGATTCTGTCAGAACAGGTCCTGTATGCAATGACTGCATttacatcagtggaggctcctcataGGAGGAAGAGTAGgaacatcctcctcagtgaatttcataaaaatatacatttttaaacatttaaaaagttcaaatttttagataaaactatactaaatataatcacgtcaccaaataatagATTAAAACACACAATTTTGCAAAGGTCtatagtagcctcaacagcactctgtagggtagtgtgtagctggaggacagctagcttccgtcctctgggtacgttgacttcaatacaaaacctaggaggctcatggttctcacccccttccatagacttacacagtaattatgacaacttccggaggatgttctccaacctatcagagctcttgcagcatgaactgacatgttgtccacccaatcaaatgatcagagaattcatctagtactgaaagcatgagctacagctagctagcactgcataaAATGTGTTgaacaatagttgaacagtttttttCACTTACTATGTTAGCCAGCTGGCTATGACTACACAACATAAcattggaactcttccaagtcaaggtaagcttttgattTGAcaaatttattgccaccgggccTATTGATGTAACTGcctactgactgtacactgtaatgttaatgcatgattgtagcgggtttactaacgcattaGTTCTACTAGCTATGCTTACTCTGACACTaatttagctaatatggtgacaacgatgtaggctgtgtgtagcggtttggcttggaaaggttttttcacctggtcacatacgGCTGATGTGTTAtacattgaagtccacaagcaaattGTGAGGATTTATGCTGATGCTCTATAACCGCTACCATATTACGTAAGATTGAATTGTTTGAACAGCTGCTTtgtcttcgtgtgtgtgtgtgtgtgtgtgtgtgtgtgtgtgtgtgtgtgtgtgtgtgtgtgtgtgtgtgtgtgtgtgacaagaactAAGCAACATAGTGTGACTTGCATGTTGCAAAGCGGTGTACTGTTTGCTACATTTGccttgcctgtctgtgtgtgtgacaataTTGAGCACATGGTGTGACTTTCTGCATGTTACAAAGTTGTGGTTAATCAGGTATAGGGAGGGGTGGTCATCACGAGGTTTAACTGAGATGGGAAAATACTGAACAACACAATAGCAGGAACTGAGCAACTGTTATAACTAGGGTGTGATACCAGAACAGTAAGAATCTATACATCGACAGAGGGTGGAATccaagaagcgccaagaggcTGGGACTAGCCTGAGCGACCTGCGATAGGCTGAGCAAGTCTAAACCACGCTTAGCCTCTACTGTGATAGGTcaacagacgggttggaactacagtggggagaacacgtatttgatacactgccgattttgcaggttttcctacttacaaagcatgtagaggtctgtaattttttatcatatgtatacttcaactgtgagagacggagtctaacacaaaaatccagaaaatcacattgtatgatttttaagtaattaatttgcaattTATTGCAtcacataagtatttgatcacctaccaaccagtaagaattccggctctcacagacctgttagtttttctttaaatcaaatcaaatgtatttgtatagcccttcgtacatcagctgatatctcaaagtgctgtacagaaacccagcctaaaaccccaaacagcaagcaatgcaggtgtagaagcacggtggctaggaaaaactccctagaaaggccaaaacctaggaagaaacctagagaggaaccaggctatgtggggtggccagtcctcttctggctgtgccgggtagagattataacagaacatggccaagatgttcaaatgttcttaAATGACaggcatggtcaaataataataatcacaggcagaacagttgaaactggagcagcagcacggccaggtggactggggacagcaaggagtcatcatgcccggtagtcctgaggcatggtcctagggctcaggtcctccgagagagagaaagagagagagaaagagagaattagagagcatacttaaattcacacaggacaccggataggacaggagaagtactccagatgtaacaaactgaccctagccccccaacataaatattggaggctgagacaggaggggtcaggagacactgtggccccatccgatgacacccccggacagggccgaacaggaagaatataaccccacccactttgccaaagcacagcccccacaccactagagggatatcttcaaccaccaacataccatcctgagacaaggccgagtatagcccacaaagatctccgccacggcacaacccaagggggggtgccaacccagacaggaagatcacatcagtgactcaacccactcaaatgacgcacccctcctagggacggtatgaaagagccctagtaagccagtgactcagccccagtGGAAAGATGGGAACCGGCcaagcagagacagcaagggcggttcgttgctccagagcctttccgttcaccttcacactcctgggccagaatacactcaatcatatgacccactgaagagatgagtcttcagtaaagacttaaaggtttaAGAAgcactcctgttctccactcattacctgtattaactgcacctgtttgaactcgatACCTgtaaaaaagacacctgtccacacactctatcaaacagactccaacctctccacaatggccaagaccagacagctgtgcaaggacatcagggataaaattgtagacctgcacagggctgggatgggctacaggacaatagacaagcagcttggtgagaaggcaacaactgttggcgcaattattagaaaatggatgaagttcaagatgacggtcaatcagcctcggtctggggctccatgcaagatctcaccttgtggggcatcaatgatcatgaggaaggtgagagaTCAGCCCAAAACTACacgacaggacctggtcaatgacctgaagatagctgggaccacagtctcaaagaaaaccattagtaacacagtacgccgtcatggattaaaatcctgcagcacacgcaaggtccccctgctcaagacagcgcatgtccaggcctgtctgaagtttgccaattacCATCTGGacgatccagaggaggaatgggagaaggtcatgtggtctgatgggacaaaaatagagctttttggtctaaactccactcgccgtgtttggaggaagaagagggatgagtacaaccccaagaacaccatcccaaccgtgaagcatggaggtggaaacataattatttggggatgcttttctgcaaaggggacaggacaactgcaccgtattgagggaaggatgaatggggccatatatcgcaagatcttggccaacaaccttgTTCCCTCAGTaaaagcattgaagatgggtcgtatCTGGGTCTTCCAgtatgacaacgacccaaaacacacagccagggcaactaaggagtggctccgtaagaagcctctcaaggtcctggagtgacctagccagtctccagacctgaacccaatagaacatctttggagagagctgaaagtccgtattgcccagcgacagcccagAAACCagaagattctgtatggaggaatggtccaaaatccctgctgcagtgtgtgcaaacctggtcaagaactacaggaaaagtatgatctctgtaattgcaaacaaatgtttctgtaccaaatattaatttctgcttttctgatgtatcaaatacttatgtcatgcaataaaatgcaaacgaattacttaaaaatcatacaatgtgattttctggatttttgttttagattccgtctctcacagttgaagtgtacctatgataacaattacagacctctacatgctttgtaagtaggaaaacctgcaaaatctgcagtgtatcaaatacttgttctccccactgtatgtctatcacagtataAGAACCGCTGTTTACTTACATCCTGTCAGTTCTCTGTTCTACCCTGCGTGGTGTTATAGTGAACCCGTATGTACGAAAAAttgcatttgccatttattgCTCGAATTTAATTAAAGATAATTAACGACAGATTCTGACTTTTATTCTTCCTGATACCGGATTTGAAAGACGCAGCCTCTAACaaaagggaaaggagagaggaggagagtgcatagatgcGAGAATGAATACAAAGTGCTGTGTTAACGCaggatcaggggtgtattcattccgcctattctgttgaaaaacatttcttaaacgaaAGCAAACAGAAACAAAACAGAGATAAacatgaatttgtccaatagaaactctcttttgcaactgttggactattgaTTACatcctatatcagctagatgcatatacattgtaaactttcattcatattctaggttgtagcaacctcatggtGGATATAGGGAAAATTCAAGTATCATGTAGTAGACTAAacctattgctgttacattgaactgggtgaatggaatatgaatgacagtcatccaatatgctgtaatagaaataatgccatgctcataaaaaaaagatcatcctccctcatcttaaacggcactaaTTGCCGTTGTAAAAGTaaaaaaagtacatttaaaaaagtaaa from Oncorhynchus clarkii lewisi isolate Uvic-CL-2024 chromosome 30, UVic_Ocla_1.0, whole genome shotgun sequence includes the following:
- the LOC139389981 gene encoding chemerin-like receptor 1; the protein is MVPPINSSDYDDYNDSVVIPSQSPVIYEMYQMRTGLRLMYVSVYSANLLLGLLLNAAVIFMIVWKYRSKKKLSRRMLIIGLAATHLIFCLFTPLYLITAWNYFSWTFGKVVCKLGSFVMFMNMFSASVMITFWNVRWCVPRCFEHHMSSSMVLLSWFTGAILSAPSLLSREVQYTVNGHVCLDNYDYTEQRRISKEGKERMMAVVSCRLIFGLLLPLGVTCVSRCCINSRGNNQVKSLVIRPVTIAHFLCWAPVLCLSMPQIAMGIDNKWFRYVLPTATALSVLNSCIYPIICIWQGNKELKHNFRSQPEETPQTEDEGEEGHEMTCLDREDNVLEQ